Part of the Clostridium sporogenes genome, ATGAAGATTTTAAAATGCTTAAAAAAGCAGACAAGCAATTAAAATTTAATCTGAAGGCAGCTAAATAGATCGGAGCTATATGCCCCTTAAAAGGAAGTTTAGAGGTGGTTGAATGAATAGACAACAGAGAAGGCAGCAAGAAAGAGATTTAAAGAAAAATTTAGGAACAATACAAGAATTAACCCCACAACAAACTAAGTTAATTAATATTGCAGCAACGGAAAAAGCTAAAGCAATGACTAAAAAATATATAGATAACTTTTCAGAAGTAGCAGATAGAGCGATAAGTGCGGTGCTAATCGATGAAGGATATACAACAGATGAAGTATATAAATTAGAACTAAAAATAACTGAATTAATGGAAGAGGACAATAGAAAAATTATTGAATTAGAAAGGGAGAATGTAGATATGGCCAAAATAGACAAAGAAGTTAAGGAATATATAGAAGAATTACTTAAGAAGGGAGTAAGTAAAAAACAAGCTATAGATGATTTAGTATTTAAGTTCCCTAAATTAAGCAAAAGTATGCTGTTAAATGTTTATACCAAAGTAAAAAAAGAAAAAGGATATACAGAAAATAGAGTATGTAGAGAAGATGTATATGAATATTTCACTGACCATTTAAAAAGTTGGAATGGTGAGGAAATGATTAAACATGCTATAAAAGAGTTCGGTTTTACAGAGAGCACAGCACAAACTTATTATTACAAATGGAAAAAAGAATTTATGAATAATAAGATTACTAAGGTAGAAAAAACAGATAAAAAGCAAACACGAGATTTACAAGAAGAATCTAAAAAAGTGCAAAGTAAGGAAGAGGTAAAAGTGGAAGGATTAAAAGTTTTAGAAGAAAAGGTAATAAAAACAGTTAAAGTTGAGGGGAAGAATGGCATATATACAGGTACAACAGGGGAAGGAATAGTGTTAACAAAAGATAATGTTACTATAAGTTTTGAAAATATAGAACAGCTAGAAAACTTTACAGAAGAGTACAAGCAAGTTTTTGAAATGGTTAAATAGGTATGGCCATGGTAATAGAAAGAAAGGAAACGGACTTTGATAGTCTGTTTCCCGAAGATGTAAATCAATATTATGATATAGCCAATAAGTTTTTAAACCTAAGTACTGAGGACCATTTAACCGCATTCCAAATAAGTAAAAAAGCGTGGGTCCTTTCAGATAGATGGGCAAATATAGCATCTAATGCTGGAAAGTTAGCATTAAAAGAAAAGTTTAATAAAACAGATTTAAAAGATTATTGTTATAGAAAATATAGGCAGATGCAGTATATACATGAATTCACAAGAATGTTATGGAACAAAGGAGAACAGGGACAAAGAGAAAAGAGAGTCGGAATATGAAATAAGTACGAAACAACTTTAAGGAGGAATATAATTATGAAGTATAAAATGACATTAGGTGATTTTGCTTGTGAAATGCTAAAACCATCTGAAATTAAATTTTGGATTGAGAATGAGATTGGGAAATATGATAACAAATCAGCAAGAGCAGAAGAATGGTGCGATAATGCGTCTGTTGGAAATGTGTATGATGATGATTTTATTCATATCGAAGTAACTGACTAAGTTGTGTAAACTAAACTTGGTATGTTCATTAGTAATAGATATAAAAAGTAATTAATTCGTAATACAAAAGTGCGACAAGAAGTCGCTAAATAATAGTGTTTCGTCAAAAGAAATTGTGCTAGTCACTAAGCATATTCCCGCTCAAAACTGCATTTTGAGTAATTGAAATGTGGGTTGCATGAGAGTTAAAGGTCTAATGCAGAATATAACCATAGTAGTCTACAGGGCTAGGGAAAGAATGAGAATGTATAAACGTAAGTTGAATCTTTGTAAGTTTCGTCATGCGAAGTTAAGCCAAAGGTGGTTGATAGGCTTATATTATAGGTTGGAAAGATTGCTTTTTTGTTCAATCGAGGAGTGACCCATATACCTATCGGAATATAGAAGGATACTTAACTCATTCATATCTATTATTAGTGGAACTTGGTAAGCCCTATATACTCCAATTAAGGTAGGACAATCGCAAGAAAGTCACAATGTATAGAGGGTAAGGGAGTGTAGAGAAAGCGAAAGCCAACAAGACGAAAGTCTAGGGAAATACATAACCCGTTGGATAGGAGTCCAAATTTGCTCTAATCCGAAAGGATGCAGACTTCTACATGGTCGTCAACACGAAAGAAAACGAAAAGTAACCAATTACAAAAGAGGAGTTTAGTTATGAAAACTATTAATAAACTTAATAAGTCGGCTACTTCTCCACATATCACAGAGTGGTACACACTTAACTGGAAGAAAATAAACAGATATGTGAAGAGATTACGCCAACGAATTTTTCGTGCCGAGCAGTTAGGTCAAAGAAGAAAGGTTAAGAAACTACAAAGACTAATGTTAAGAAGCAAGGCTAATTTGTTAATTTCAATCAAGAGAGTAACTCAAATCAACAAAGGGAAGCGTACAGCGGGAATTGATGGATTTAAAGCAACTACTGAGTGGGAGAAAATAGGATTATTTAACCTATTCAAAAGTTACAACATCAAGTATATTAAACCAAAACCTGCTAAAAGAACATATATCCCTAAGAAAAACGGTAAATTAAGACCTTTAGGAATACCAATAATTAAAGATAGGATATATCAAAATATTGTTAAGAATGCTCTCGAACCTCAATGGGAGAGTAAATTTGAATCCATAGCATATGGTTTTAGACCAAAAAGAAGTACACATGACGCAATAGAGCAACTGTATTTAAAATTGAGGAAAGGTAGTAAACGTCAGTGGATTTTTGAAGGTGATTTCAAAGGCTGTTTTGATAATTTAAACCATGAATATATTATGGAATGTCTTAATAACTTTCCAGCTAAAGAAACAATATATAAATGGCTTAAGGCAGGATATATTGATAATAATGTCTTTAAAAATACTAACGAAGGGACACCGCAAGGTGGAATAATTTCACCGTTACTAGCTAATATTGCATTACATGGAATAGAAGAAGAACTAGGAGTTAAATATCGGCTTAACAAAAGACAAGGATACTATCTAAAGGATGACTCCATAGGTATTGTGAAATATGCTGATGATTTTGTTATTCTATGTAAGACAAAAGAAGAAGCAGAAACAATGTACGAGAAACTTAGTCCTTATCTTAAGAAAAGGGGACTGGAACTTGCTGAAGATAAAACGAGAATAACTCATATCAGTATGGGATTTGATTTTCTTGGATTCAATATAAGGCAATACAAGAAAAATAAGGGCATGACATTACTAATTAAACCATCCAAAGCAAGTATTAAAAAAGTCAAAAAATCAATCAAAGAAGTCTTTGAAGAACATAGAGGTAATCCAATCGGAGCAATAATAGGTAAACTTAATCCAATCATAAGAGGCACAGGAAACTATTGGTCTTGTGTAATATCGAAAGATATCTATAGTAGCATAGATTATTATGTATGGCTTAAGACAAGAAAATATCTTAAAACACTTCATCCAAATAAATCTTGGAAATGGAGAATAAAGAGATACTTTAAACCTGATTTCACGGGAGTAAGTAAAGACAAATGGATACTTACAGACCCTAATAATAACAAAAATCAATTAATGAAAATGAATTGGATACCTATAGTAAGACATGTATTAATTAAATATAAAAATAGCCCAGATGACCCTAGTTTAAAAGACTATTTTAAAGTAAGAGATGAAAAAGAGTTCAATAGACATAATATTTTAAGCAGACGCAAATTAGCTAAGAAAAGCAAATATAAATGCAGAATATGCAATCAATCATTAGTTAGCGATGAATCACTTGAGGTTAATCATATTGTACCAACTCTAATTGGTGGTAAAGATGTATATGATAACTTAGAACTACTACATACAAGTTGTCATATACAACATCATAAATTACTGAATAAATATGGAGAAGGTAGAGATTTGCCTAAAATTAAAAAATTCTTTGCAGAAAGAAATGTAGACCCATCAAGCAAAGAGGGAATAAGATTAATGAAAAAACAACTTAAGAAATTTAAATATACAAATTGCTAGGATAAATGATGGCTTGAGCCGTATGTTTTGAAAGAGACTTGTACGGTTCTTAGGGGGGAAGGAAGCCGAAAGGTTTCCGACCTACCCGACATTAGAAAGTGGTGAGTATATATGGCTAAATGCTTAAAATGTGGAACAATATATTGTGTCTATGGAGGAAGTAAGGGTTCTGAATGCCCTAATTGTAAAAACAAGGATATAGATACTTCAAAAGAAAAAGGGATATTTAAAAAATAGTCGCATTTCAAATAAATGGAGATATATGAAATGAATAAATATAGAGTTGAATTTAGAACAAATAGTAAGGATTATTTTAGAAAAGATTGTAGTGAAAATCAATTAGAAGAAACTAAGAAGCTTATTAAAAGTATTAAAGATCAAGAGGGAACAGGAAAATGTTTCTATAGAAGATTCCCACTAGAGAAAAGTAAAAAGATATATTTTTAAATATTAAGACACATTGTAAATAAGGTCCAGGATATAAATAAAATTTAAAAATGGCTTTGATGGCAATATAGGAGGTATTTATATGTATAGTACAAGTGCAAAGAATGAAGTTGTAATTAAGTTAGTAGGCAAGCTGTCTATGGAATTTGAGGGAATAGATCAGTTAAAGGTTAGAAGCATAGTAGAGGAAGTTTTATATAAATACCGTGTATTGCCGGAGGAGACAAGCTTAGTAACAAGCGATATAGAGGAAAAATTACAGATATATCTAGCATCTAAAAAGCTGGATGGCTTAAGTATAGAAACATTAAAAAATTATAGATATAACTTAATAATATTTGCAGACTATTTGAGAAAACCTTTAGCAGCTATAGAAACAATGGATTTAAGAATGTTTTTAGGGGCTAGATGCAAGGATATGAAGCAAAGTAGTGTTAACGGACAAATATCAATTCTAAAAAGCTTCTTTGGTTGGCTTGCGGATGAAGATTATATACCTAAAAATCCAGCTAAAAAGTTGAAGCAAACTAAACAGCCTAAAAGAGTTAGGAAGCCATTAACAGAGGAAGAGGCTGAATTATTAAGACAAGCTTGTGAAACGGAAAGACAAAAGGCATTGACAGAGTTCTTAATATCTACAGGATGTAGATTGGATGAAGTTTTTAAAGTAAATAAAGACAATATTAATTGGCATGAAATGAGCCTATTTGTAGTTGGTAAAGGAGATAAGGAACGAAAAGTTTACTTCAATACAAAAGCCAAAATTTTATTAAAAAAATATTTATTTTCAAGGGAAGATGATGATCCAGCATTATTCGTTACATCCAAAAGACCTTATCATAGATTAGGAAAAAGAAGTATTCAAAGAGAATTTAAAAAGATAGCGAATATGGCAGGAATAGAAAAGTCAATACATCCTCACTTATTTAGACACTCTTTTGCAACCTACAAGATTAATAGCGGTATGTCACTACCAGTGTTACAACATTTGATGGGCCACGAGAACCCATCAACCACTCAAATTTATGCACAATTAAGTGAGGAAAATATCAAATATGAATATAAAAAAATATCTTAGGAAGATAAAATGATTTAAATTGAGGTGATAAAGTGAAACTTAAACATATAAGCAATATAAAGTGGATAGGTGGTAAGCATGGCAAAGAGGAAAAGTACCTGGATTTAATGCCAGAACATAAAATATTTGTGGATTGTTTCTTTGGATCTGGAGCGATACCTTTTTATAAAGAAACAGTAAATCCAGCAAAACTTACAGTAGTAAATGATATTAATGATAGATTAATAAATTATATGATGGTACTTAAAGAGGATACGGAAAGGCTATATAAGGAATGTAGTTCATTACCCTATAGTGAGAGCTTATTTGAAAAATGGAAATGGGAAGCATGGCCGGAAGATAATTTACAAGCTGCAGTAAGATTTTATTATCTCATGAGAGTTTGCTTTGGCGGTGGAGGCCATAAATATAGAAATGGAATAGGATTGTCTAAAACTCAAAATAAGGCCAAGCAATTAATGACAGCAACAGAATTAATTCCTAAAATGGCTGGATTAATAAAAGAATGGAATATTTTAAATAGAGATTTTGAAGAAGTAATAAAATTTTATGATACAGAAGAAACATTATTTTTCTTAGATCCACCCTATCATAAACATGAAGATATGTATTTTGGAGGATTTGAAGAAAAGGACCATATAAGATTAAAGAAAAGACTAGATAAAATTAAAGGAAAAGCAATGGTTTGTTATTATAGTAGTCCATTAATAGATGAATTATATAAAGATTGGCATATAGTTGAATACAGTACGGCCAGCCAAATAAAAAATAGAACTGATGGAGAAAAGTGCCCAGTACGGAATGAATTGATACTTATGAATTATAAACCTATAGGGGTTGAGCAATTAAGTATTGTTTAGTATTTTAAAATAAATAAACTATGAAGGAGTGTATAAAAAGGTATGTGTAGCTATGAGTATTATATAACTCCAAAAGAATATGAAATAGCTAAAAATAATGGTATAAGCAAAGAAAACTTAGAACAAAGGATAAGATCCTATGGGTGGAGTAAGAAAGATGCACTAGAAACTCCAATTAAAAAAAGAAATAAAATACCTGAAAAATTTAAAGATATGTGTAAAAAGAACAATGTATCTCAAGGTGTTTTTTACAGTAGAATTTATGCTTGCAAATGGGATATTGAAAAAGCGGCGACCGAACCAATTATGGATATGGAAACTAAAGCACAAAATTTTGTTAATAGACTTAGAAAATACCCTTTAGAATGGATAGAAAAAGCTAAGGGAAATGGAATATCTGAGTACAATTTTAGACGAAGGGTAAGGGAGTATAATTGGAGCTATGAAAAAGCTGCTACAACTCCAGTAAGGGGGCATAATGTTTAAAAAAATTAATAAAGTAGCAAAAATAAAATATATATCAATAAAAAAATCCAAATGCTATACCAAGGAACTAAAATTATCCTATAAGCAACTAGAAACAATAGTAGAAATGGGACAAGATTATTCTAAAGTAATAAAAGAAAGAATTAAAGAGCTGGATGAAAATAAAAGCTATAAATTAGCATTATATAATTATAAAAAAGAAGAAGTATTAAAAATAGCAAATTATATAGCAGAGAATATAGGATACTGCAAAGCTTGCAAGACTAAAAAGAAAGATGATGTAGGATTAGATCCACTTAGTGCAGCAAGTATTTTAAATAAGGATAAGTAAAACAAATTAAATAGGTGTAGGGATTAAACTATGTATTTCTACACCTTAACTGTACTAGTGTAATAATATTCTAAGATTATGGAGGACTAAGAATGAAAAGAGAAGAATTGATAAATGCTTTAAAAGAAATTAAAAAAGAATGCGAAAAAAGTAAACATTGTGATCAGTGTAAATTATATGATGTACAGGAGCTTGATATGGATCATGGGATAGTCTACAACCTAAAGGGAAAAGAAATTAGGAGGGTAAAAGCAGTATGACTAAACTAGAGATAATATTGTTTATAACTGCAGTAGTAAGTGTAATAACTACAATGGTGTTATATAAAGAAAATACTAAGAATAAATAGGAGGACAAGCATGAATAAGGAGGAACTAAAACAATTAAGATATGTAAAGAGTGAAATAGAATCAATTAAAAAGCAACTTTCAGATTTAGATTATACAGTTGCAACTGACAAAGTAAAAGGATCTAGTTCTCATTTCCCTTATGTGCAAAGGAGCTTTACTATTACTGGTGTAGATTTTTTAGAATATAACAGAAAAGCAGAAAGATTACGAAGAAAATTAAATAAAAGAATAAAAGAGCTTATAGATTTAGTTGAAAAAACAAATGAATTTATAGAAGATATAGATGACAGTTTAATAAGGCAAGTAATAAGTTTAAGATATATAAACGGATTAACATGGGAAGATGTAGCAAATAATATAGGAGGGAATAATACATCAGATAGTGTAAGGATGTTATGTAATAGGTTTTTAGATAGACTTTAAATATGTTCGCCATGTTCGATTTAAAAGTGATAATATGATATTAAGCAAAAATATGTAAAGCAGGGACTTATCGTACAAGGTAACTGCAAAATAAAAAATACAATGTATTGTGTATGTACTAAAAAAAGCACTTAACTATAAGGTGGGTGATTCGCTCCCTACTAGAGGTTAGGTGCTTTTTACATACCTGGATTAGTACAGGAAATTATATATAAGAAGTTGTATTATAAAAAGAAGGAAATAAGCCCTTTGCGAGAGAATAAAATGAAGTGAAATTATAATGTTCGTACAGTAATAATTTCAAAAAAACGAATGTTTGTGAAGGGAGTAAAATTGAAATATGGAAAAAATAGAATGTGGTAATTGCTTGGCAGATTTAACAGAAGATATGGATATACAATTTAGCAATGCTACCTGTGAACTATTTTGTTCGAAAGAATGTGCTA contains:
- the ltrA gene encoding group II intron reverse transcriptase/maturase, with protein sequence MKTINKLNKSATSPHITEWYTLNWKKINRYVKRLRQRIFRAEQLGQRRKVKKLQRLMLRSKANLLISIKRVTQINKGKRTAGIDGFKATTEWEKIGLFNLFKSYNIKYIKPKPAKRTYIPKKNGKLRPLGIPIIKDRIYQNIVKNALEPQWESKFESIAYGFRPKRSTHDAIEQLYLKLRKGSKRQWIFEGDFKGCFDNLNHEYIMECLNNFPAKETIYKWLKAGYIDNNVFKNTNEGTPQGGIISPLLANIALHGIEEELGVKYRLNKRQGYYLKDDSIGIVKYADDFVILCKTKEEAETMYEKLSPYLKKRGLELAEDKTRITHISMGFDFLGFNIRQYKKNKGMTLLIKPSKASIKKVKKSIKEVFEEHRGNPIGAIIGKLNPIIRGTGNYWSCVISKDIYSSIDYYVWLKTRKYLKTLHPNKSWKWRIKRYFKPDFTGVSKDKWILTDPNNNKNQLMKMNWIPIVRHVLIKYKNSPDDPSLKDYFKVRDEKEFNRHNILSRRKLAKKSKYKCRICNQSLVSDESLEVNHIVPTLIGGKDVYDNLELLHTSCHIQHHKLLNKYGEGRDLPKIKKFFAERNVDPSSKEGIRLMKKQLKKFKYTNC
- the xerA gene encoding site-specific tyrosine recombinase/integron integrase, whose amino-acid sequence is MYSTSAKNEVVIKLVGKLSMEFEGIDQLKVRSIVEEVLYKYRVLPEETSLVTSDIEEKLQIYLASKKLDGLSIETLKNYRYNLIIFADYLRKPLAAIETMDLRMFLGARCKDMKQSSVNGQISILKSFFGWLADEDYIPKNPAKKLKQTKQPKRVRKPLTEEEAELLRQACETERQKALTEFLISTGCRLDEVFKVNKDNINWHEMSLFVVGKGDKERKVYFNTKAKILLKKYLFSREDDDPALFVTSKRPYHRLGKRSIQREFKKIANMAGIEKSIHPHLFRHSFATYKINSGMSLPVLQHLMGHENPSTTQIYAQLSEENIKYEYKKIS
- a CDS encoding DNA adenine methylase, producing MKLKHISNIKWIGGKHGKEEKYLDLMPEHKIFVDCFFGSGAIPFYKETVNPAKLTVVNDINDRLINYMMVLKEDTERLYKECSSLPYSESLFEKWKWEAWPEDNLQAAVRFYYLMRVCFGGGGHKYRNGIGLSKTQNKAKQLMTATELIPKMAGLIKEWNILNRDFEEVIKFYDTEETLFFLDPPYHKHEDMYFGGFEEKDHIRLKKRLDKIKGKAMVCYYSSPLIDELYKDWHIVEYSTASQIKNRTDGEKCPVRNELILMNYKPIGVEQLSIV